A DNA window from Luteolibacter luteus contains the following coding sequences:
- the uvrA gene encoding excinuclease ABC subunit UvrA yields the protein MHLNLCGVDSIRIRGARQHNLRGVDVDIPRGKLVVITGPSGSGKSSLAFHTLFAEGQRRFVESLSAYARQFLDQLEKPDVDSIEGLSPAIAIEQRSGGLNPRSTVATVTEIHEHLRVLWAAAGVPHDPESGEKLERMGASDIVSSISAMAEGTRVVLLAPVPQEEVREPERLIGDLRRQGFVRVRVEGEILELEEALKAWPERATSVEVVVDRLVVRAGGEARLADSVETALRICGSEARALVQGAEEKEWREISFQTSYRNPKTGFMIGELTPRHFSFNSHLGACPACEGLGTEVFCDSELLLGDAGLPLAKGGVKGWWKIGAQRGKAFAREAVAILKMFGKPEDGTFSELPEEGRQLLFHGGNFDTGWRIGAEKKKQIKRYEGLCVEAERKLKEARSEAVRRRVARVMAERPCSACHGQRLRPEILAVRIEGGGGLWLGIQDFCSLPVEEADGWLAQLRLPEDRAEVCGQLAGAVGERLGFLREVGLGYLGLDRSSATLSGGEAQRIRLATQFGSGLTGVLYVLDEPSIGLHAEDTGRLIAALKRLRDRGNTIVVVEHDEEMIRAADWMIELGPGAGKEGGVLLGSATPDAFPKDSPTRGWLEAPIPPVAVGAGFPLLGDALMIRGASEHNLQDVDVRIPLGGIVCVTGPSGSGKSTLADDVLLRALKRHFNGSGDPPGKHRAIEGMEALGKVVAVDQSPIGRSPRSNPATFTGMFDGIRDLFSKLPLSRQRGYGAGRFSFNTHGGRCENCEGAGRLKIEMHFLPDAWITCRACGGKRFNRETLEVRFKGMSIADALDLTAGEALAAFAAVPKLKRTLEVLGELGLGYVKLGQAANTLSGGEAQRLKLAVELSKPAAPHTLYFFDEPTTGLHFGDVERLLGAFRGLREAGHSVLVVEHHLDVISAADWVVDLGPGGGREGGRVVAEGSPAQIAKIADSPTGRALARRLGSSGEI from the coding sequence GTGCATTTGAACCTCTGCGGCGTGGACAGCATCCGGATCCGTGGGGCGAGGCAGCACAATTTACGGGGTGTCGATGTGGACATCCCGCGTGGGAAATTGGTGGTGATTACCGGGCCGAGCGGGAGCGGGAAGTCATCGCTGGCTTTTCATACGCTCTTCGCGGAGGGGCAGCGGCGCTTTGTGGAATCGCTTTCGGCGTATGCACGGCAGTTCCTCGACCAACTGGAGAAGCCGGATGTGGATTCGATCGAGGGACTGAGTCCGGCAATCGCGATCGAGCAGCGGAGCGGAGGACTGAACCCGCGCTCGACGGTGGCGACGGTGACGGAGATCCATGAACACCTGCGGGTGCTGTGGGCGGCGGCGGGGGTACCGCATGATCCGGAGAGCGGCGAGAAGCTGGAGCGGATGGGCGCGAGCGATATCGTGAGCTCCATTTCCGCGATGGCCGAGGGGACGCGGGTGGTGCTGCTGGCTCCGGTGCCGCAGGAGGAGGTGCGGGAGCCGGAGCGGCTGATCGGGGACTTGCGCCGCCAGGGCTTCGTCCGGGTGCGGGTGGAAGGTGAGATTTTGGAACTGGAGGAGGCGCTGAAGGCGTGGCCGGAACGTGCGACCTCCGTGGAGGTGGTGGTGGATCGTCTGGTGGTGCGGGCCGGGGGCGAGGCGCGCTTGGCGGACTCGGTGGAGACGGCGCTGCGGATCTGCGGGAGCGAGGCGCGGGCGCTGGTGCAGGGGGCGGAGGAAAAGGAGTGGCGGGAGATTTCCTTCCAGACGAGCTACCGGAATCCCAAGACCGGCTTCATGATCGGCGAGCTGACGCCGCGGCACTTTTCGTTCAACTCGCACCTCGGGGCCTGTCCGGCCTGTGAGGGCTTGGGCACGGAGGTTTTCTGTGATTCGGAGTTGCTGCTCGGGGATGCCGGCTTGCCGCTGGCGAAGGGCGGCGTGAAGGGCTGGTGGAAGATCGGCGCGCAGCGTGGCAAGGCCTTCGCGCGGGAAGCGGTGGCGATTTTGAAGATGTTCGGGAAGCCGGAGGACGGGACTTTTTCCGAGTTGCCGGAGGAGGGGCGGCAATTGCTTTTCCATGGTGGCAATTTCGACACCGGCTGGCGGATCGGCGCGGAGAAGAAGAAGCAGATCAAGCGCTATGAGGGCCTGTGTGTGGAGGCGGAGCGGAAGCTGAAGGAAGCGCGCAGCGAGGCCGTGCGGCGTCGCGTGGCGCGGGTGATGGCGGAGCGTCCCTGCAGTGCCTGCCATGGTCAGCGGCTGCGACCGGAGATCCTGGCAGTGCGGATCGAGGGCGGCGGAGGGCTTTGGCTGGGGATCCAGGATTTCTGCTCGCTGCCGGTGGAGGAGGCGGATGGCTGGCTGGCGCAGTTGAGGCTGCCGGAGGATCGCGCCGAGGTCTGCGGGCAACTGGCCGGAGCGGTGGGAGAAAGGCTCGGTTTCTTGAGAGAGGTCGGCCTAGGGTATCTCGGGCTGGATCGCTCGAGCGCCACGCTTTCCGGTGGCGAGGCGCAGCGGATCCGGCTGGCGACGCAGTTCGGCAGCGGGCTGACAGGCGTGCTCTATGTACTGGATGAACCGAGCATCGGCCTGCATGCGGAGGACACCGGCCGGCTGATCGCGGCGCTGAAGCGGCTGCGGGATCGCGGCAATACGATCGTGGTGGTTGAGCATGATGAGGAGATGATCCGGGCAGCGGATTGGATGATCGAGCTCGGGCCCGGGGCGGGAAAGGAAGGCGGGGTCTTGCTGGGCAGCGCGACGCCGGATGCATTTCCGAAGGACTCGCCGACGCGGGGTTGGCTGGAAGCGCCGATCCCGCCGGTGGCGGTGGGCGCGGGGTTTCCCTTGCTCGGCGATGCGCTGATGATCCGCGGGGCCAGCGAGCACAACCTGCAGGATGTGGATGTGCGGATTCCGCTGGGCGGGATCGTCTGTGTGACGGGACCGAGCGGCAGCGGGAAATCGACGCTGGCGGATGACGTGCTGCTGCGGGCGCTGAAGCGTCATTTCAATGGCAGCGGGGATCCGCCGGGGAAGCATCGGGCGATCGAGGGCATGGAAGCGCTGGGTAAGGTGGTGGCGGTGGACCAATCGCCAATCGGCCGTAGCCCGCGGTCGAATCCGGCGACCTTTACCGGGATGTTCGATGGCATCCGCGATCTGTTTTCGAAACTTCCGCTATCCCGCCAGCGTGGCTATGGCGCGGGGCGATTTTCTTTCAACACGCACGGAGGGCGCTGTGAGAATTGTGAGGGGGCGGGACGTTTGAAGATCGAGATGCATTTCCTGCCCGACGCATGGATCACGTGCCGGGCCTGCGGCGGGAAGCGCTTCAACCGGGAGACGCTAGAGGTGAGATTCAAGGGCATGAGCATCGCGGATGCGCTGGATCTCACGGCGGGTGAGGCGCTCGCGGCCTTCGCGGCGGTGCCGAAGCTAAAGCGGACCTTGGAGGTGCTGGGGGAGCTGGGGCTCGGGTACGTGAAGCTGGGACAGGCGGCGAATACGCTCTCCGGCGGCGAGGCGCAGCGGCTGAAGCTGGCGGTGGAGCTTTCCAAACCGGCGGCGCCGCACACCCTGTATTTCTTCGACGAGCCGACGACCGGCCTGCATTTCGGGGATGTGGAGCGTTTGCTGGGAGCTTTCCGCGGCCTGCGGGAGGCCGGGCATAGCGTGCTGGTGGTGGAGCACCATCTGGATGTCATTTCCGCGGCAGACTGGGTGGTCGACCTGGGACCGGGTGGGGGACGCGAAGGGGGCAGGGTGGTAGCCGAGGGATCACCCGCCCAGATCGCGAAAATCGCGGATTCTCCGACCGGAAGAGCGTTGGCGCGGAGGCTCGGGTCGTCCGGCGAAATATAG
- a CDS encoding sterol desaturase family protein — protein MSDLEPILNFLKSVGNTAFFLATRYGLFAGIAWLLAYVLFYRRWKHRKVVQKLPPGSEIRREMFFSGISVLIFAVVGVVTVIAAKQGWTQMYTRMGKYPMWWFWLSILCAIVIHDTWFYWTHRLMHHKKLFRFFHRTHHLSHNPSPWAAYSFDPAEAVIQAAIFPLVLFIMPMHPGAFAIFMVWQITFNVIGHTGFEIYPKWMMDSWLGKILNTPTNHAMHHEKLRGNYGLYFNVWDRVMKTNHADYEKRFREVTTRGRDAGEHRTSKVQH, from the coding sequence ATGTCTGACCTCGAGCCCATTCTGAATTTCCTGAAGTCGGTGGGGAACACGGCGTTTTTCCTGGCGACCCGCTACGGCCTGTTTGCGGGGATCGCCTGGTTGCTGGCTTACGTGCTTTTCTACCGGCGCTGGAAGCACCGGAAGGTGGTGCAGAAGTTGCCTCCGGGTTCGGAGATCCGGCGGGAGATGTTTTTCTCGGGGATCTCGGTGCTGATCTTCGCGGTGGTGGGCGTGGTCACGGTGATCGCGGCGAAGCAGGGGTGGACGCAGATGTACACGCGGATGGGGAAGTATCCGATGTGGTGGTTCTGGCTGAGCATCCTGTGCGCGATCGTGATCCACGATACCTGGTTCTATTGGACGCACCGGCTGATGCATCACAAGAAGCTGTTCCGCTTCTTCCATCGCACGCATCACCTGTCGCACAATCCAAGTCCATGGGCGGCTTACTCGTTTGATCCCGCGGAGGCGGTGATCCAGGCGGCGATCTTCCCGCTGGTGTTGTTCATCATGCCAATGCATCCGGGAGCCTTCGCGATCTTCATGGTGTGGCAGATCACCTTCAACGTGATCGGGCATACCGGATTCGAGATTTATCCGAAGTGGATGATGGATTCGTGGCTGGGAAAGATCCTGAACACGCCGACCAACCATGCGATGCACCACGAGAAGCTGCGCGGCAACTACGGGCTCTACTTCAACGTCTGGGACCGGGTGATGAAGACGAACCATGCGGATTACGAGAAGCGGTTCCGGGAGGTGACGACGCGGGGGAGGGACGCGGGAGAACATCGGACCTCGAAGGTCCAACATTGA
- a CDS encoding nuclear transport factor 2 family protein has protein sequence MLNEPLDPSCAEAELLRAAYAAFNARDIEAALLLMTPDVTWPRAFKGGFVHGPAEVGAYWTEQWREIDPTVQPLAFYPEKDGTILVEVHQVVRDLAGAVIADERVGHRFVIEHGLIRGMEVGELAPKG, from the coding sequence ATGCTGAACGAACCTCTGGATCCTTCTTGTGCTGAAGCTGAATTGCTTCGTGCTGCTTATGCGGCGTTCAATGCGCGGGACATTGAAGCGGCGCTGTTGCTAATGACGCCGGATGTGACCTGGCCGCGGGCGTTCAAAGGAGGCTTTGTCCATGGACCCGCTGAGGTCGGTGCGTATTGGACGGAGCAGTGGCGCGAGATCGATCCGACGGTGCAGCCGCTGGCGTTCTATCCGGAGAAGGATGGGACAATCCTGGTGGAGGTGCATCAGGTGGTCCGGGATCTGGCTGGAGCGGTGATTGCCGATGAACGGGTGGGGCACCGGTTTGTCATCGAGCACGGATTGATCCGCGGGATGGAAGTGGGGGAGTTGGCTCCGAAAGGTTGA
- a CDS encoding HupE/UreJ family protein has translation MPRIFLLLLLAFFPTLLHAHQIAEITMSLDLKGEKIEGVVQADAAYMLEEFRGDEDEEAKDLAWLRGQGPDGWAKIEAEAITYWRDCFTLLADGTPIPWTMEIPAFHETAPAFLSEGEPEELPMLDVAVHAQLPPGAKHLDIRWKEPFGVVLVVLTGTGPDAGTKPIMSGEQMTIAERSATEEDLKPKPLSIPDWIKVGFQHILPDGLDHILFVLGLFLLVPKWKPLLGQTLAFTVAHSISLAAATLGWVNLPAQPVEILIAASIAWVGIENLCVKELGKGRLLLVGLFGFIHGLSFASALAGILPKDQPEKLPGALLGFNIGVELGQVALLAIAFACFAWLGDRFVWVKRIGSVLVGLAGLTLLIERASGIDFIPFF, from the coding sequence ATGCCCCGCATCTTTCTCCTGCTGCTCCTGGCTTTTTTCCCCACCCTTCTCCACGCCCACCAGATCGCGGAGATCACCATGTCCCTCGATCTGAAGGGCGAAAAAATCGAAGGCGTCGTCCAGGCCGACGCCGCCTACATGCTCGAGGAGTTCCGCGGCGATGAAGACGAGGAGGCCAAGGACCTCGCCTGGCTCCGCGGACAAGGCCCCGATGGCTGGGCAAAGATCGAGGCGGAAGCCATCACCTACTGGCGCGATTGCTTCACGCTCCTCGCCGATGGCACGCCCATCCCCTGGACCATGGAAATCCCCGCCTTCCACGAAACCGCTCCCGCTTTCCTCAGCGAGGGCGAACCCGAGGAACTCCCCATGCTCGATGTCGCCGTGCATGCCCAGCTTCCTCCCGGGGCCAAGCACCTCGATATCCGCTGGAAGGAACCCTTTGGCGTTGTCCTCGTCGTCCTCACCGGCACCGGCCCCGATGCCGGAACCAAGCCGATCATGAGCGGCGAGCAAATGACCATCGCCGAACGCAGCGCCACCGAAGAAGATCTCAAGCCCAAGCCCCTCTCCATCCCGGATTGGATCAAGGTCGGCTTCCAACACATCCTGCCGGATGGCCTTGATCACATTCTCTTCGTCCTCGGCCTCTTCCTCCTCGTCCCCAAGTGGAAGCCTCTCCTTGGCCAGACCCTCGCCTTCACCGTCGCCCACTCCATCTCCCTCGCCGCCGCCACCCTTGGCTGGGTAAATCTCCCCGCTCAACCGGTCGAAATCCTCATCGCCGCCAGCATCGCCTGGGTCGGCATCGAAAACCTCTGCGTCAAGGAACTCGGCAAGGGTCGTCTTCTCCTCGTCGGCCTCTTCGGCTTCATCCACGGCCTCAGCTTCGCCAGCGCCCTCGCCGGCATCCTGCCAAAGGACCAACCCGAGAAACTCCCCGGCGCCCTTTTAGGCTTCAACATCGGCGTCGAACTCGGCCAAGTCGCCCTCCTCGCCATCGCCTTCGCCTGCTTCGCCTGGCTCGGGGATCGCTTTGTTTGGGTGAAGCGGATTGGGTCGGTGCTTGTGGGACTTGCAGGCTTAACACTCCTGATCGAGCGAGCTAGTGGCATCGATTTTATACCCTTCTTCTAA
- a CDS encoding RNA polymerase sigma factor produces MDPNEEVSSVPAQSLSPSTQAWQEWLAENGPRLILFARQQTRSSEDAEDIVQDALVKLVEKLDANEFVGGQEAWIPYLFTAIRRLAIDLGRRDDRRKRREDFVSEEVESDQKDALHPWFESESSDDETRQLLEAGLKELPPKFAEVVIMKIWGERTFAEIGEALEISQNTAASRYRYGLEALKKKLSSARRKGDLSI; encoded by the coding sequence ATGGATCCCAACGAAGAAGTGAGCAGTGTCCCCGCACAAAGCCTCTCGCCTTCCACGCAAGCGTGGCAGGAGTGGCTGGCTGAAAATGGGCCGCGCCTGATTCTTTTCGCCCGGCAGCAGACCCGCTCCTCCGAGGATGCGGAAGACATCGTGCAAGATGCCTTGGTCAAGCTGGTCGAGAAGCTGGACGCGAATGAATTCGTGGGGGGCCAAGAAGCTTGGATTCCCTATCTTTTCACCGCGATCCGCCGCCTGGCGATCGATCTCGGCCGACGCGATGATCGTCGCAAGCGGCGCGAGGACTTCGTGAGCGAGGAGGTGGAATCCGATCAGAAGGATGCCCTTCACCCGTGGTTCGAAAGCGAGTCGTCCGATGATGAGACGAGGCAACTGCTCGAGGCCGGATTGAAGGAACTCCCGCCGAAATTTGCCGAAGTCGTCATCATGAAAATCTGGGGTGAGCGGACTTTCGCAGAGATCGGAGAGGCACTTGAAATTTCCCAAAACACAGCGGCCTCCCGGTATCGCTACGGTCTTGAAGCCCTGAAGAAAAAGCTCTCCTCCGCCCGCCGCAAGGGCGACCTATCAATCTAA
- a CDS encoding S1C family serine protease, with the protein MSLAATAFAIEAPDSAAPIPPQVSPEEAAAPPVEIPHADAVEIPVRPAQGEARAEAAAHGYLGVGGSKLPALVGEHLKLAEGEGVVVRTLDPDGPAAKAGIAQNDIITKVAGKAVGSHDDLRASVAGLKPGEEVAIDFIHRGESKNVSVALGATPAQPGAVAGAEVKPLDNLMMNGMPPDQLKRMREAIEQNMKAFEALDGEDVNAGALMGEGIHKRVQQMLQGMQMPEMPDVGQFEKGGLEMNGTSSSSIRMLDENGSVELKSQDGNKHVRVFDKDGKVEWEGPYDTAADKEAVPKDVRERIDRLNIDMDFKGNGLRLRMAPRGAR; encoded by the coding sequence ATGAGTCTGGCTGCGACGGCCTTTGCCATCGAAGCGCCGGATTCCGCGGCACCGATTCCGCCCCAGGTTTCCCCGGAAGAAGCCGCCGCGCCGCCGGTCGAGATCCCGCATGCCGATGCGGTGGAAATCCCGGTGCGTCCTGCCCAAGGAGAAGCGAGGGCCGAAGCGGCCGCGCATGGTTATCTCGGCGTCGGCGGCTCGAAGCTGCCCGCCCTGGTGGGCGAGCACCTGAAGCTCGCCGAAGGCGAAGGAGTCGTGGTCCGCACGCTGGATCCGGATGGTCCTGCCGCGAAGGCAGGGATCGCCCAGAACGACATCATCACGAAGGTGGCTGGCAAGGCCGTGGGTTCCCACGATGACCTGCGCGCTTCCGTGGCCGGCCTGAAGCCCGGTGAAGAAGTGGCGATCGATTTCATCCACCGCGGCGAGTCGAAGAATGTGAGCGTGGCTCTCGGTGCGACGCCTGCCCAGCCGGGTGCGGTGGCAGGAGCCGAGGTGAAGCCGCTCGACAATCTCATGATGAACGGCATGCCGCCGGATCAGTTGAAGCGCATGCGCGAGGCGATCGAGCAGAACATGAAGGCTTTCGAAGCGCTCGACGGTGAAGATGTGAATGCCGGTGCCCTGATGGGTGAAGGGATTCACAAGCGCGTCCAACAGATGCTCCAAGGCATGCAGATGCCGGAGATGCCCGACGTCGGCCAGTTCGAGAAGGGCGGCTTGGAAATGAACGGCACGAGCAGCAGCTCGATCCGCATGCTGGATGAAAACGGCAGCGTGGAACTCAAGTCCCAGGACGGCAACAAGCATGTCCGGGTCTTCGACAAGGATGGCAAGGTCGAGTGGGAAGGTCCTTACGACACGGCGGCTGATAAGGAAGCCGTGCCGAAGGATGTCCGCGAACGGATCGATCGCCTGAACATCGACATGG